The sequence below is a genomic window from Nicotiana tomentosiformis chromosome 6, ASM39032v3, whole genome shotgun sequence.
TaacttaaaatatttaaaaggcaTATGAAGGACTTACgtttaaaaaataattcttttAACTCTCAAAATACAAATACCTTGAGATAAATTGCGACGGAGGAAGTAAGTACGTCTACTTCTAGTATGTTTGGTTAaacttttttaaatttttaaaagtgttttttcaaaaaattctttttaaaaaCGTACTTTTTGCTAGAAGCAATTTGTATTTGGCtaaataatttgaaaaataattttgagataaaatactttttaaaatataCTTAAAAGTACCttttaagtatattttttttaaaatgcgAAGAAACTGTTTTATTTTACTTCTCAAAAACTGTTTACGCGTCAAAATCACTTTTTTTACTTCTTAAACTTTGGCCAGACAAATTAACTTTGGCCAGACAAATTAACTttagaaaaaaaagtatttttggaccAAAAAACACTTTTAACCAAAAAGGAGCTCGGCCAAACAGCTTATTAAGGATCTGGGTAAAGGAAACTACAAGCTAAAAGTAGATCCCAAATTTTTCTAACCCAAATCGGAAGTAAGAAACCGATAGTGGCATAAAGAGAGGGAGAGAGTAAAAATGGGTACCTGAGCAAGTGGTAGCAGGTGGAATCTCCAAACCACAAACAGAAGGAAGTTTAAGTGCCTTATCGATATCAATATTTAACCCAATTTTAGCACCAGAGCTCGCTCGCCCAAGCATTTGACAAAAGCAAATTGGGTTACTATCTAACAACCCAGCAATTTCTGGGCAACATCCTTTATCTGGTTTAGTCAAATTGCTATCTTTTTCAACAAATGTTAAGCAATCAGACATGTTTACTAAGACGCTAAAGCAATTAACTCCGGGACTTGGTGCAGGAGCTGCTGGTGCCGGTGGCGATTTTTGTGCATCAGTGGATGGAATCAGAATGACGAATAGTGAGATGATGAGAAATATTGTGGCAATAGTGGTGGTTATTTTGGTGGCTGTTGCCA
It includes:
- the LOC104103100 gene encoding non-specific lipid transfer protein GPI-anchored 12-like; protein product: MATATKITTTIATIFLIISLFVILIPSTDAQKSPPAPAAPAPSPGVNCFSVLVNMSDCLTFVEKDSNLTKPDKGCCPEIAGLLDSNPICFCQMLGRASSGAKIGLNIDIDKALKLPSVCGLEIPPATTCSDLGVPIGAPIASDDGPAPSPGGFATSPVVNKDNAASTIVFSKIHFLVGMTIMFFTTLF